From the Cryptomeria japonica chromosome 2, Sugi_1.0, whole genome shotgun sequence genome, one window contains:
- the LOC131064845 gene encoding disease resistance protein RUN1 isoform X1: protein MFTPAATSPVDSSYGFNNLKMYDVYLSFCDPHLGQGFSNRLYSGLVAEGIVTWIEGKFIDDIPPFQRIRESRICIPIFSQMFIQSQSFLNEVCFMSKSNVKIIPLFYDIVPSDVRRQLRLASAQHSGQHLTSEIVGAMQKVSYICGWSSDQYKVFTGIGSLFSREDDLIKDVVRDVVKILETYKVHLDTPKCFGLDWRVEHVKGLLNLADREKKIVKVGIHGMPGIGKTTMAKVVCKEVFYSQFEMHCFVLGVGERCQLEDGLVKLQTHMLKDVSRFMAKEDSLPFRDEVEQIDRGKYLLQECLRGKRVLLLLDDIQSAEQLEALGGNYRDFGAGSRLLISSQNQQILKLANVDEMYEVRRLSQEHAMELFKFHAFPSSHCPDPELQTLSTNIVDSCEGHPLALQLLGKSLVGEDDREVWKDMADKLSDEPYMQKKLRATYDTLDPNEKEMFLDIACLFTGQDKDIAMIFWAEMKWNCHASLAHIFQKSLANVGPGNELWMHRCLRDLGTTLANEISPEPHKRTRLFHEDDVHHLLRRTWEKAKTVRYLRYEPKERKTVKPGMFMQLYNLRLLWLVDVDIKGHFPEALYFDELRWLRLTRCSLTRLPPGMNLNNLVILEVTDSQITHLWDEKTEEYSNICPEKLKVLILRGCASLEKLPSTIIYNQLQILDLHNCQKLRNLPNNLGNNLGNFHSLVSLNMKGCGVSYLPEDFGMLSSLEELDISWCKNLCNLPASFGNLSRLERLEIHHNSNLRELPVTMGGLKSLAYLDAGYCQLCENGLPAGLFELCSLRIIHLEYNRFRSLPGSLQKLSGLWELHVDGCSELSELRAVPLSLEMLFARDCMQLQSIRCLSGLKSLCRLDVSRSCHLTGLPGLE, encoded by the exons ATGTTTACCCCTGCCGCTACTTCACCTGTCGACTCCTCCTATGGATTCAATAATCTCAAAATGTATGACGTTtatttgagcttttgtgatcctcATCTCGGCCAAGGTTTTTCTAACCGACTGTATTCTGGTCTTGTCGCGGAAGGCATTGTCACCTGGATAGAAGGAAAATTCATAGATGATATCCCTCCTTTTCAACGCATCCGAGAAAGTAGGATTTGCATTCCCATTTTCTCCCAAATGTTTATCCAGTCACAGTCGTTTTTGAATGAAGTGTGTTTTATGAGTAAGTCGAATGTCAAAATTATTCCTCTGTTTTATGATATTGTGCCTTCAGACGTTCGCCGCCAGCTAAGGCTTGCATCTGCTCAACATTCCGGGCAACATCTAACCAGCGAGATAGTCGGAGCAATGCAGAAGGTTTCCTATATCTGTGGCTGGTCTTCAGATCAATATAAAGTATTCACTGGTATTGGTTCACTGTTCAGCAGGGAGGATGATTTGATTAAAGATGTTGTAAGGGATGTAGTGAAAATCTTAGAGACATATAAGGTTCATTTGGACACTCCGAAATGCTTTGGTTTAGACTGGCGTGTTGAGCATGTTAAGGGACTATTAAATTTAGCGGATCGTGAGAAGAAGATTGTGAAAGTGGGTATACATGGGATGCCCGGTATTGGTAAAACCACCATGGCCAAGGTTGTTTGCAAAGAAGTCTTCTACAGTCAGTTTGAAATGCATTGTTTTGTACTGGGTGTCGGAGAAAGATGTCAACTGGAAGATGGACTCGTAAAGCTGCAAACCCATATGCTCAAAGATGTTTCCCGATTCATGGCCAAAGAGGATTCGCTCCCATTCAGAGACGAAGTAGAACAAATTGATCGAGGAAAATACCTGCTACAAGAGTGTCTTAGGGGTAAGAGAGTTCTCCTACTCCTTGATGACATTCAAAGTGCCGAGCAGCTGGAAGCTCTTGGGGGAAATTATAGGGATTTTGGGGCAGGCAGTCGTTTGCTCATTTCATCTCAGAATCAACAAATTCTAAAATTGGCAAATGTTGATGAAATGTACGAGGTAAGGAGGCTTTCTCAAGAACATGCCATGGAGTTGTTTAAATTCCACGCGTTCCCTAGTTCACACTGTCCAGATCCAGAGCTACAAACTCTAAGCACCAATATTGTTGATTCTTGTGAGGGCCATCCTCTTGCACTCCAACTTCTTGGCAAAAGCCTGGTTGGTGAAGACGATAGAGAGGTATGGAAAGACATGGCAGACAAGTTAAGTGAtgagccttatatgcaaaagaaactTAGAGCCACCTACGATACCCTTGACCCCAATGAAAAGGAGATGTTTCTAGATATTGCTTGCCTTTTTACAGGGCAGGACAAGGACATTGCTATGATCTTTTGGGCCGAAATGAAATGGAATTGTCATGCGTCTCTCGCACATATTTTTCAAAAGTCCTTGGCGAACGTGGGCCCTGGTAATGAATTATGGATGCATCGGTGCCTCCGAGATTTGGGAACAACTTTAGCAAATGAAATTTCTCCAGAGCCCCATAAACGCACAAGACTATTCCATGAGGACGATGTGCACCATTTGTTACGTCGAACCTGG GAAAAGGCCAAGACAGTTCGCTATCTTCGCTACGAGCCCAAGGAAAGGAAGACAGTGAAGCCAGGCATGTTCATGCAGCTGTACAACTTGAGGTTGCTTTGGCTTGTAGATGTTGATATAAAGGGACACTTTCCTGAGGCACTCTACTTTGACGAATTGAGATGGCTAAGATTGACGAGATGTTCATTAACACGGTTACCTCCAGGAATGAACCTGAACAACCTTGTTATTCTGGAGGTGACTGATAGCCAAATAACTCATCTATGGGACGAAAAGACAGAAGAATATTCAAAC ATATGCCCCGAGAAACTTAAAGTGCTTATTTTGAGAGGATGCGCGTCCCTGGAAAAACTTCCTTCAACAATAATCTATAACCAGTTGCAGATCCTGGACTTGCACAATTGCCAAAAACTGAGAAACCTGCCCAATAATTTGGGGAATAATCTGGGAAACTTCCACAGCTTAGTTTCTCTCAACATGAAAGGCTGTGGCGTTTCTTATTTGCCCGAGGATTTCGGCATGCTTTCAAGTCTGGAAGAATTGGATATCTCTTGGTGTAAGAATCTATGCAACCTTCCGGCCAGTTTCGGCAATTTGAGTCGGTTGGAAAGACTAGAAATTCaccacaattcaaatcttcgagagctaCCGGTCACCATGGGTGGCCTAAAAAGTTTGGCTTATCTGGATGCTGGGTACTGCCAATTGTGTGAAAATGGACTCCCAGCCGGACTATTCGAATTGTGTTCATTAAGAATCATCCATCTAGAATATAACAGGTTTCGTAGCCTTCCCGGCAGCTTACAAAAGTTGAGTGGACTTTGGGAACTCCATGTGGACGGGTGCAGCGAGCTTTCCGAATTGAGAGCGGTCCCACTATCACTAGAGATGCTGTTTGCCCGTGACTGTATGCAATTGCAGAGCATACGCTGTTTGTCCGGACTGAAAAGTCTGTGTAGATTAGACGTAAGCAGGTCATGCCATCTGACGGGTCTGCCGGGATTGGAATGA
- the LOC131064845 gene encoding disease resistance protein RPV1 isoform X2: MFTPAATSPVDSSYGFNNLKMYDVYLSFCDPHLGQGFSNRLYSGLVAEGIVTWIEGKFIDDIPPFQRIRENVRRQLRLASAQHSGQHLTSEIVGAMQKVSYICGWSSDQYKVFTGIGSLFSREDDLIKDVVRDVVKILETYKVHLDTPKCFGLDWRVEHVKGLLNLADREKKIVKVGIHGMPGIGKTTMAKVVCKEVFYSQFEMHCFVLGVGERCQLEDGLVKLQTHMLKDVSRFMAKEDSLPFRDEVEQIDRGKYLLQECLRGKRVLLLLDDIQSAEQLEALGGNYRDFGAGSRLLISSQNQQILKLANVDEMYEVRRLSQEHAMELFKFHAFPSSHCPDPELQTLSTNIVDSCEGHPLALQLLGKSLVGEDDREVWKDMADKLSDEPYMQKKLRATYDTLDPNEKEMFLDIACLFTGQDKDIAMIFWAEMKWNCHASLAHIFQKSLANVGPGNELWMHRCLRDLGTTLANEISPEPHKRTRLFHEDDVHHLLRRTWEKAKTVRYLRYEPKERKTVKPGMFMQLYNLRLLWLVDVDIKGHFPEALYFDELRWLRLTRCSLTRLPPGMNLNNLVILEVTDSQITHLWDEKTEEYSNICPEKLKVLILRGCASLEKLPSTIIYNQLQILDLHNCQKLRNLPNNLGNNLGNFHSLVSLNMKGCGVSYLPEDFGMLSSLEELDISWCKNLCNLPASFGNLSRLERLEIHHNSNLRELPVTMGGLKSLAYLDAGYCQLCENGLPAGLFELCSLRIIHLEYNRFRSLPGSLQKLSGLWELHVDGCSELSELRAVPLSLEMLFARDCMQLQSIRCLSGLKSLCRLDVSRSCHLTGLPGLE; encoded by the exons ATGTTTACCCCTGCCGCTACTTCACCTGTCGACTCCTCCTATGGATTCAATAATCTCAAAATGTATGACGTTtatttgagcttttgtgatcctcATCTCGGCCAAGGTTTTTCTAACCGACTGTATTCTGGTCTTGTCGCGGAAGGCATTGTCACCTGGATAGAAGGAAAATTCATAGATGATATCCCTCCTTTTCAACGCATCCGAGAAA ACGTTCGCCGCCAGCTAAGGCTTGCATCTGCTCAACATTCCGGGCAACATCTAACCAGCGAGATAGTCGGAGCAATGCAGAAGGTTTCCTATATCTGTGGCTGGTCTTCAGATCAATATAAAGTATTCACTGGTATTGGTTCACTGTTCAGCAGGGAGGATGATTTGATTAAAGATGTTGTAAGGGATGTAGTGAAAATCTTAGAGACATATAAGGTTCATTTGGACACTCCGAAATGCTTTGGTTTAGACTGGCGTGTTGAGCATGTTAAGGGACTATTAAATTTAGCGGATCGTGAGAAGAAGATTGTGAAAGTGGGTATACATGGGATGCCCGGTATTGGTAAAACCACCATGGCCAAGGTTGTTTGCAAAGAAGTCTTCTACAGTCAGTTTGAAATGCATTGTTTTGTACTGGGTGTCGGAGAAAGATGTCAACTGGAAGATGGACTCGTAAAGCTGCAAACCCATATGCTCAAAGATGTTTCCCGATTCATGGCCAAAGAGGATTCGCTCCCATTCAGAGACGAAGTAGAACAAATTGATCGAGGAAAATACCTGCTACAAGAGTGTCTTAGGGGTAAGAGAGTTCTCCTACTCCTTGATGACATTCAAAGTGCCGAGCAGCTGGAAGCTCTTGGGGGAAATTATAGGGATTTTGGGGCAGGCAGTCGTTTGCTCATTTCATCTCAGAATCAACAAATTCTAAAATTGGCAAATGTTGATGAAATGTACGAGGTAAGGAGGCTTTCTCAAGAACATGCCATGGAGTTGTTTAAATTCCACGCGTTCCCTAGTTCACACTGTCCAGATCCAGAGCTACAAACTCTAAGCACCAATATTGTTGATTCTTGTGAGGGCCATCCTCTTGCACTCCAACTTCTTGGCAAAAGCCTGGTTGGTGAAGACGATAGAGAGGTATGGAAAGACATGGCAGACAAGTTAAGTGAtgagccttatatgcaaaagaaactTAGAGCCACCTACGATACCCTTGACCCCAATGAAAAGGAGATGTTTCTAGATATTGCTTGCCTTTTTACAGGGCAGGACAAGGACATTGCTATGATCTTTTGGGCCGAAATGAAATGGAATTGTCATGCGTCTCTCGCACATATTTTTCAAAAGTCCTTGGCGAACGTGGGCCCTGGTAATGAATTATGGATGCATCGGTGCCTCCGAGATTTGGGAACAACTTTAGCAAATGAAATTTCTCCAGAGCCCCATAAACGCACAAGACTATTCCATGAGGACGATGTGCACCATTTGTTACGTCGAACCTGG GAAAAGGCCAAGACAGTTCGCTATCTTCGCTACGAGCCCAAGGAAAGGAAGACAGTGAAGCCAGGCATGTTCATGCAGCTGTACAACTTGAGGTTGCTTTGGCTTGTAGATGTTGATATAAAGGGACACTTTCCTGAGGCACTCTACTTTGACGAATTGAGATGGCTAAGATTGACGAGATGTTCATTAACACGGTTACCTCCAGGAATGAACCTGAACAACCTTGTTATTCTGGAGGTGACTGATAGCCAAATAACTCATCTATGGGACGAAAAGACAGAAGAATATTCAAAC ATATGCCCCGAGAAACTTAAAGTGCTTATTTTGAGAGGATGCGCGTCCCTGGAAAAACTTCCTTCAACAATAATCTATAACCAGTTGCAGATCCTGGACTTGCACAATTGCCAAAAACTGAGAAACCTGCCCAATAATTTGGGGAATAATCTGGGAAACTTCCACAGCTTAGTTTCTCTCAACATGAAAGGCTGTGGCGTTTCTTATTTGCCCGAGGATTTCGGCATGCTTTCAAGTCTGGAAGAATTGGATATCTCTTGGTGTAAGAATCTATGCAACCTTCCGGCCAGTTTCGGCAATTTGAGTCGGTTGGAAAGACTAGAAATTCaccacaattcaaatcttcgagagctaCCGGTCACCATGGGTGGCCTAAAAAGTTTGGCTTATCTGGATGCTGGGTACTGCCAATTGTGTGAAAATGGACTCCCAGCCGGACTATTCGAATTGTGTTCATTAAGAATCATCCATCTAGAATATAACAGGTTTCGTAGCCTTCCCGGCAGCTTACAAAAGTTGAGTGGACTTTGGGAACTCCATGTGGACGGGTGCAGCGAGCTTTCCGAATTGAGAGCGGTCCCACTATCACTAGAGATGCTGTTTGCCCGTGACTGTATGCAATTGCAGAGCATACGCTGTTTGTCCGGACTGAAAAGTCTGTGTAGATTAGACGTAAGCAGGTCATGCCATCTGACGGGTCTGCCGGGATTGGAATGA